The following proteins are encoded in a genomic region of Liolophura sinensis isolate JHLJ2023 chromosome 7, CUHK_Ljap_v2, whole genome shotgun sequence:
- the LOC135469586 gene encoding uncharacterized protein LOC135469586, protein MLYGGVMAGSHYTHKGSGANQMCLPLNPQWNKTYSGFQSNSYLYGTEFEVYQGNKVFDQTNSGGDFFREREAQCAVCYTPGRPSHVMIPARLECPSGWTLEYLGFLMAQHYTHYKSEYVCVDQDPDTHPGTAANLNGNLLYVVEAKCGALPCPNYVDGYEVTCVVCTK, encoded by the coding sequence GTGTAATGGCAGGATCGCACTATACCCACAAGGGCTCTGGGGCCAACCAAATGTGTCTACCACTAAATCCACAGTGGAACAAAACCTACTCTGGTTTCCAATCAAACTCCTATCTGTATGGTACCGAGTTTGAGGTATACCAAGGCAATAAAGTGTTTGACCAGACCAATTCCGGCGGAGATTTCTTCCGCGAACGGGAGGCCCAGTGTGCTGTCTGCTATACGCCGGGCAGACCAAGTCACGTGATGATCCCAGCCCGTCTGGAGTGTCCATCAGGATGGACACTGGAGTATCTGGGATTTCTCATGGCACAACACTACACGCATTATAAGTCTGAGTACGTGTGTGTGGATCAGGATCCAGACACCCATCCCGGCACGGCCGCTAACTTAAACGGGAATCTGCTGTACGTTGTGGAAGCTAAATGTGGCGCGCTGCCCTGTCCAAACTATGTTGACGGCTATGAGGTTACATGTGTTGTGTGcacaaaataa
- the LOC135469653 gene encoding pulmonary surfactant-associated protein A-like gives MIYEVSLLLLGFSFALNVGVQGSVKTVHPSTTSVPVAELSRFRANDFSSNSRFFRGRDGRDGRDGLQGPVGPPGPAGPPGPAGPQGERGRQGPKGERGLPVSI, from the exons ATGATCTACGAAGTTTCTCTCCTTCTGCTGGGCTTCAGTTTCGCCCTGAATGTCGGAGTTcag GGCAGCGTGAAGACAGTCCACCCTTCGACGACCTCTGTCCCAGTAGCTGAACTGAGCCGATTTAGAGCCAATG ATTTTTCCTCCAATAGTCGATTTTTTCGTGGACGAGATGGTAGAGACGGTAGGGACGGACTGCAGGGACCTGTTGGACCGCCCGGTCCAGCCGGTCCTCCGGGCCCTGCGGGACCGCAAGGGGAGAGGGGGCGACAGGGTCCCAAGGGGGAGAGAGGACTTCCGGTGAGTATATGA